A window of the Brassica oleracea var. oleracea cultivar TO1000 chromosome C1, BOL, whole genome shotgun sequence genome harbors these coding sequences:
- the LOC106304123 gene encoding uncharacterized protein LOC106304123 isoform X2 has product MNPAKDPCWKRIIDLSLWMCWSYHITKKPRETTQGRKLWMNDFSGARKSKDMLMPWKKLDANEFGIQRSSISESTRMVANKLRKRAYRGVYERPH; this is encoded by the exons ATGAACCCTGCAAAGGATCCATGCTGGAAGCGAATTATAG ACTTGTCATTGTGGATGTGTTGGAGCTATCACATCACCAAGAAGCCTCGTGAAACCACGCAAGGAAGAAAGCTGTG GATGAACGATTTTAGTGGAGCAAGAAAGAGTAAAGATATGTTGATGCCGTGGAAGAAGTTAGATGCTAATGAGTTTGGTATACAGAGGTCCTCGATCTCTGAATCTACACGTATGGTTGCCAATAAGCTCAGGAAAAGAG CATATCGTGGCGTATATGAACGTCCTCATTAA
- the LOC106317453 gene encoding uncharacterized protein LOC106317453, with the protein MLWLLRNLFQSRFLVDFAAGGGGDKVDLAITEKRQELLDAGGDGPVVLFMSLWSCPSDNSTVVVVYGLTIFPPPLLSVHVFPTSALLHVLEFRRRSTSGSVLVFVDVPFSALTLEFRSYMSQVLSFGSQRQQMSEQPRSVGSYLFGVIFWSSTYPSAGSVT; encoded by the exons ATGTTATGGCTTTTGAGGAATCTTTTTCAGAGTCGTTTCCTCGTCGACTTCGCTGCAGGTGGTGGGGGTGATAAG GTGGATCTTGCTATCACGGAGAAGCGTCAAGAGCTGCTTGATGCAGGCGGAGATGGTCCAGTGGTTCTGTTCATGTCGCTTTGGAGTTGTCCGAGCGATAATAGTACGGTAGTGGTCGTCTATGGCCTCACCATTTTTCCTCCACCGCTTCTCTCAGTTCACGTCTTCCCTACCAGTGCTCTTCTTCATGTCCTTGAATTTCGGCGGCGGTCAACTTCCGGGAGCGTTCTTGTGTTCGTTGATGTTCCTTTCTCCGCTTTGACCCTGGAGTTTAGATCTTACATGTCACAGGTTCTGTCCTTCGGTTCTCAAAGGCAGCAAATGTCGGAGCAGCCTCGCTCGGTTGGGTCTTATCTGTTTGGTGTCATCTTTTGGTCCAGCACATATCCCAGTGCTGGTTCGGTCACTTGA
- the LOC106304123 gene encoding uncharacterized protein LOC106304123 isoform X1 produces MLMSLVYRGPRSLNLHVWLPISSGKEHIVAYMNVLIKRSMREPTPFWSKRIAFVDVWWQSFLIHDYAQFKMKPTMFMFKGNGYEDMVNGRIPDHCRTNLKWYEDVDHLYGCLQTGGNHWVTYHVDLKKEKINCYDPIFGDVTLESEQRILNSFKPLTHMIPAMLSVHISANIQPISRKRSKRYTPQNTQVGDCGVYSLKFVECLALGVTFDGINDQNIQGLRMKMAADILAEGANVVTDQMMAN; encoded by the exons ATGCTAATGAGTTTGGTATACAGAGGTCCTCGATCTCTGAATCTACACGTATGGTTGCCAATAAGCTCAGGAAAAGAG CATATCGTGGCGTATATGAACGTCCTCATTAAAAGGTCCATGCGAGAGCCTACTCCATTCTGGTCCAAGCGGATTGCCTTCGTTGACGTTTGGTGGCAAAGTTTTTTGATTCACGATTACGCTCAGTTCAAGATGAAACCCACAATGTTCATGTTCAAAGGCAATGGTTATGAAGATATGGTAAATGGTAGGATTCCCGATCATTGTCGAACAAACTTGAAGTGGTATGAAGATGTGGATCACTTGTACGGATGTCTTCAAACCGGTGGAAATCACTGGGTTACGTATCACGTGGATCTGAAGAAGGAGAAGATTAATTGCTACGATCCAATCTTTGGAGATGTAACACTCGAAAGTGAGCAAAGAATTCTGAATTCATTTAAACCGCTGACGCACATGATTCCCGCTATGTTGAGTGTACATATTTCTGCCAATATCCAACCCATTAGCAGGAAGAGGAGCAAAAGGTACACTCCACAAAACACCCAGGTTGGCGATTGTGGGGTGTATTCGTTGAAGTTTGTGGAGTGTCTAGCGCTTGGTGTAACGTTTGATGGGATAAACGATCAAAATATTCAAGGTTTACGGATGAAGATGGCAGCAGATATCCTCGCTGAAGGAGCAAATGTTGTGACAGACCAAATGATGGCTAATTGA
- the LOC106304123 gene encoding uncharacterized protein LOC106304123 isoform X3, with the protein MNPAKDPCWKRIIDLSLWMCWSYHITKKPRETTQGRKLWMNDFSGARKSKDMLMPWKKLDANEFGIQRSSISESTRMVANKLRKRGLPRC; encoded by the exons ATGAACCCTGCAAAGGATCCATGCTGGAAGCGAATTATAG ACTTGTCATTGTGGATGTGTTGGAGCTATCACATCACCAAGAAGCCTCGTGAAACCACGCAAGGAAGAAAGCTGTG GATGAACGATTTTAGTGGAGCAAGAAAGAGTAAAGATATGTTGATGCCGTGGAAGAAGTTAGATGCTAATGAGTTTGGTATACAGAGGTCCTCGATCTCTGAATCTACACGTATGGTTGCCAATAAGCTCAGGAAAAGAG GTCTTCCTCGTTGTTGA